Below is a genomic region from Acidimicrobiales bacterium.
GCCCGGCCTCGACCGACCCGGCCACCGGCCGCCCGTACGGCTCGGCCTTCCCGGTCGTGTCCGTCCGCGACATGGTGCGCACCCAGGCGGCCCTCGCCGACCACCTCGGCGTCGACCGCTGGCTCACCGTGGTCGGCGGGTCCATGGGCGGCATGCAGGTGCTGGAGTGGGGGGTGATGCACCCCGACCGGGTGCGGTCGCTCGTCCCCATCGCCACCGCGGCCGCGGCGAGCGCCCAGCAGATCGCCTGGGGGACGTGCGCGAGGGCGGCGATCGCCCTCGACCCGAGGTGGCGGGGCGGCGACTACCACGACGCCGGGCCCGGCGACGGGCCGGCCGCCGGCCTCGCCCTCGCCCGCATGATCAGCCAGGTCACCTACCGCAGCGACGACGTGTTCGCCGACCGCTTCGGGCGGGAGGTGGTGGAGCCGCTCGACGGGTTCTCGCTGTGGCAGCGCTTCGAGGTCGAGCGCTACCTGGAGTACCACGGCGCCAAGCTGGTCGCCCGCTTCGACGCCAACAGCTTCCTCGTCCTCAGCAAGGCGATGGACCTGCACGACGTGGGGCGGGGCCGGGGCGGCGTGCCGTCCGCCCTCGGGCGGGTGCGGTGCCCGGTGCTGGCCGTCGGCATCCGATCGGACATCCTGTTCCCGCCGGCCCAGCAGCAGGCCATCGCCGACGGGCTGGTCGCCGCCGGCGCCCCCGCCGCCTACGCCGAGATCGACAGCCCCCACGGCCACGACGCCTTCCTCCTGGACACCGACCAGGTGGCGGCGGCGCTGGTCCCGTTCCTCGAGACCGTGGAGAAGCGCCCATGACCGACCGCCCCGCCCACATCGAGACCACCGCGGTGCAGGCCGGCCGGTCGGCCGACGAGACGTCGCTCGCGCCCGTGCTCTACGCCACCACCACGTTCCGCACGCCGACGGTCGAGGACAGCCGGCGCATGGCGACCCGCCAGCCGGGCGAGGACCGCTTCTACAGCCGGTACGGCAACCCGACGGTCAGCGCCTTCGAGGAGGCGGTCGCCGCGCTGGAGGGCGCGGAGGCGGCCAGGGCCTACGCCTCCGGGATGGGTGCCATCACCGGCGTGGTGCTCGCGCTGTGCTCCACCGGGGACCACGTCGTCGCCCAGCGCCAGCTCTACGGCGGCACCCGCCACCTCTTCGAGGCGCTGTGCCCGCGGATGGGCATCGACGTCACGCTGGTCGACGGCACCCGGCCGGGCGCCTTCGCCGCCGCCGTGCAGCCCGGCCGGACGGTGCTCGTCTACGCCGAGACGCCGGCCAACCCCCGCCTCGACCTCGTCGACCTCGACGAGCTCGGCGCCATCGAGGGGCCGTTCACGGCCGTCGACTCGACCTTCGCCACCCCGGTGGCCCAGCGCCCGATCGAGCACGGCGTCGACCTCGTCGTCCACTCGGCGACCAAGGGCCTGTCCGGCCACAACGACGCCAGCCTCGGGGTCGTGGCCGGCAGTCGCGACCTCGTCGCCGCGCTGTGGCCCTTCGCCGTGCTCCAGGGCGCGAACGCGTCGCCCTACGACGCGCTGAACGGGCTGCGGGGGCTGCGCACCCTGCCCGTGCGGGTCGCCCGCCAGTCGGCCAGCGCGCAGCAGCTGGCCGAGGCGCTGGAGGGCCACCCGGCCGTCGCCGAGGTCCGCTACCCGGGGCTCGGCTCCCACCCGCAGCGGGACCTGGCCAAGCGGCAGATGGACCTGCCGGGCGGGATCCTGGCCTTCGACGCGGCCGGCGGCCTCGAGGCGGGGGCGCGGTTCGTCGAGTCGCTGCGGATCGCCCAGATGGCGCCCTCGCTCGGCGGCCCCGAGACCCTCGTCACCCACCCGGCCTCGTCCACCCACGCCCAGTTCACCGACGAGGAGCTGGCCGTGGACGGGATCACGCCCGGCACCGTCCGCATCTCCGTCGGCCTCGAGCACCCCGACGACCTCGTCGCCGACGTGCTCCAGGCCCTCGGCTGAGCCGGGCGCTCAGCCCTCCTCGAGCGCGGGCGCGCTGAGGTCGTCGATGGTGGCCAGGTCGTCGTCGGACAGGTGCCAGCCGACCGCGGCGACGTTGTCGCGCACCTGCTCGGGCCGGGTGGCGCCGGCGATCACCGACGCCACCGTCGGCTGGGCGGCCAGCCAGGACATGGCCAGCTCGAGCAGGGTGCGCTCCCGGCTCGTGGCGAGCTCCTCGAGCCGCTCGACGACGTCGAAGTGGCGGTCGCTCAGCAGCCGCTCGGCCCTCGACGGGTCCATGGTCGCCACCCGGGTGCCGTCGGGCGCCTCCTCGCCCCGCCGGTACTTGCCGGTCAGCAGCCCGCTCGCCAGCGGGAAGTACGGCAGCATGGCCAGGCCGTGGCGCTGGCAGGCGGGGATCACGTCCCGCTCGATCGCCCTGGCCAGGAGGTTGTAGTGGTTCTGCGCGCTGGCGAACGGCGTGACGGCCTCGCGCACGGCCGCCGCGGCCGCCTCGTCGACCTGCTCGGCCGAGAAGTTGGAGTGGCCGATCACCCGCACCTTGCCCGCGACGACCAGCTCGTGCATGGCGCCGAGGGTGTCCTCGACGGGGACGTCCGGGTCGGGGCGGTGCAGCTGGTAGAGGTCGATGTGGTCGACGCCGAGGCGGCGGAGGCTGCCGTCGGCGGCCTGGCGGACCCACCGGGGGTGGCCGCCGCCGTGGGCCGGGTCGTCGCCCAGCTGGGCGCCGAACTTGGTGGCGATCACGGCCTCGTCCCGCCGCCGGCCGAGGGCGCGACCCAGGTACTCCTCGCTGCGGGTGCTCCCGTAGACGTCGGCCGTGTCGAACAGGGTGACGCCGGCGTCGAGGGCGGCGTGGACCACCGCCCGGGACCGCTCCTCGTCGATGCGGCCCCCGAAGTTGTTGCACCCGAGGCCGACGACCGACACCTCGAGCTCCCCGATCCGGCGCGTCTCCATGGCCGGGCAGGCTAGGCACGACGCCCCGGGGGTCCACCCCGGTGGCGCCTCCGGCGACCATGCTGGAGGGGTGGTGCGGCGGCGCTCGGCGCTCCTGTACGGCGGCGTGGTCGTCCTCGGCCTGGCGCTGATCGTCGCCGTCGTCGCCCGCTCCGGCGGCGAGTCGCCGCCCACCGAGCTGTCCCGCGCCCGCCCGACGACGACGGCCGAGGGCGAGCGGCCGCCGCAGACCGTCCCCGCCGCGCCCGACCTCGACGTCCACGTCTCGGGCATCGAGCTGGTCGAGTCGGGGGCCGGGCCGGCGGAGCTGCCGGCCGCCGTCGAGGAGGCCGTGGTCGGCGTGGTCGCCAGCTACGTCCAGCGGGCCACCATCGACCCGATGTCGCACGGCGCCGCCGCCGACGGCGTGCGCGACCTGTTCACGGGCGCGGCCGAGCAGCGCCTCCTCGGCGACGACCGCGCCACCCTGGTGGACGAGGGGCTGCCGGCGGCGCGGCCCGTCGTGCGCCCGGTGGCCGACCTGCGGCTGACCGCGCTGGCCGGCCCGTCCGGCTCGGTCGAGCTCGTGACGGTCGGGCTGCTGGTCGACGTGCAGGGCGAGACGGCCGACGGCAGGACCGTGAAGGTGAACCGCCTCGGCGAGCTCACCCTGGCCCCGGCCGACGGCGGCTGGCGCATCGAGAGCTACGCCATGTCGGTCCAGCGCCAGGTCGAGGAGGCGGCGTGATCCGGCGACGGGCCACCGCCTGGGGGCTGGCGGTCGTCGTCGCCGTGGTCGGCACCCTGCTGCCCCGGGTGGTGGCGGGAGCCACGTGGGCCACGTTCACGATGGTCGAGGACTCGGCCTCCTTCGTCGACCGGCCCGACGCCCCGCTGTTCGTCCTGCTCGTGGGCAGCGACGAGCGGGGCGGGCTCGAGGGGGCGAGGGGCGACGCGCTGCACCTCGTCGGCATCAACGCCGAGGCCGGCGCCGGGACGATCCTCAACATCCCGAGGGACACGATGGTCGACATCCCGGGCCGGGGGATGGCGAAGATCAACGACGCCTACCGCTACGGCGGCGCCGCCCTCCAGGCCGAGGTGGTGCGCCGGCTGACGGGCGCGCCGGTGTCGATCGTGATCGCCACGACCTTCGACGGGCTCCAGCGCATGGTCGACGAGCTGGGCGGCGTCCACGTCGACGTCCCCTTCGCCATGGCCGACCCGAACTCGGGGGCCTACTTCCAGCAGGGGCCGACCACGATGAACGGGGCGCAGGCGCTGGCGTTCAGCCGCAACCGCCACCTGCCGAGCGGCGACCTCGACCGCACGACCATGCAGGCCCACCTGCTGCTCTCGGCGCTGACCGACCTGCGGGGGCGGGGCACGGGCGCGGCCGACACCCTGCGCTACCTGTCCGTGCTGCTCCGCCACGTCCGCATCGACGGGCTCGGCGTGCGGGAGCTGTACCACCTCGGCCGCACGGCGCTGTCGCTCGACCCGGCGAGGGTGCGCAACGCCACGATGCCGGCCGTCGCCGGCTGGTACGGCTCGGCGTCGGTCGTCTACACGAGGCCGCAGGCGGCCGGGCTGTTCGCCGACTTCCGCGACGACGCCGTCCTCCAGTCGCACTGAGCCCCGGCGCGCCCGGCGGTCGCTAGCGTCGCCGCCGTGCGATGCCCGGGGTGCGCCAACCCGGCCGGCCCGGCCGACCGCTGGTGCGTGACGTGCGGGACGGCCATCCCCCCGCCCGCCGTCGACGACGACCGGCCTCTCCCGCCCGAGTGGCCGGACGGCTCGCCCGCCGACCCCCGGTGGCACCCGCTCGCCGAGCGGGCGGCGTGGGCGCGGGCGGCGCTGGTCGTCGCCGCCACGGTGTGGGCCGCCCACACGGTCGCCGACGTCGTGCGGCTCGCCACCCTGGCCGCCGCCGAGGAGGCGCCGACGGCGGCCGCCGCCGACCGGGTGCGGGACGCCGGCACGTGGCAGGACGCGCTGGCCGTCGCCGGGCTGCTCGCGGCGGGCGCCGCGCTGGTGGTCGCCGTGCGGTGGCTGGACACCGCCTACCGCAACCTGCCCGCCCTCGGGGCGAGGGGGCTGCGCCTCGATCCCAGGTGGGCGACGTGGTCGTGGCTCGTCCCCGGGCTCCAGGTGGTCCGGCCGAAGGCCGTCGTCGACGACACCTGGCGGGCCTCGTCGCCCTCGCTCCCGGCCACCCCGGGCGACGGCTGGTGGTCGGTGCCGGTCGGGGCCGTCGTGCACGCGTGGTGGGCGGCGGCGGTGGCGTCGGCCGTCCTCGCCGTCGTGGCCGTGGCCATCCGGGCCGGCGAGGGGACGACCCCGGGCGAGCTGGTCGCCGAGGCGCGGCTGGAGGTGGCGTCGGACGTGCTCGCCGTCGCCGCCTGGGCGCTGTCGGTCGCCGTCGTCGTGGCCGTCACCCGCCGCCAGGAGGAGCGGGTCGCCGTGCTCACCGGGCGGGCGCCGATCGCCGTCCGGGCCGCGGGCGGGCCGGCGGCGCGGCCGGTCGCCGCCGCCTCGCGCCCGGTCGCCGCCGCCTCCGGCGCCCGCCGGCCGGTGGGCCGCCGGGGCGCGCCGTGGTGGCCGGCGCCCCGCTGAGCCGGCCGCCGTGCCCGAGCTGCCCGAGGTCGAGGCCTACCGCCGCCTGGCCGAGCGGGCGCTGCACCGGCCGGTCGCCGAGGTCGTCGCCCCCGACGCCTGGTACCTGAAGGGCGGGCTGACCGCGGAGGTCGTCGCCTCGGCGCTGGCCGGCCGGTCGTTCGTCGCCGCCCGCCGCACCGGCAAGGTGCTCCTGCTCGACGCCGACGGCGAGGGGCCCGTCCTCGGCCTGCGGTTCGGGATGACCGGGCGCCTCCTCGTCGACGGCCGGGCCGGCGTCGACCAGCTCCTCTACTCGAGCCTGCGGGCCGAGGAGGCGTGGGACCGGTTCACCGTCCGCTTCGCCGACGGCGGCGACCTGCGGGTCCGCGACCCCCGGCGGCTGGGCGGCGTCACCCTCGACCCCGACGAGGGCCGGCTGGGGGTCGACGCCCTGGCCGTCCGGCCGTCCGAGCTGGCCGCCGTGCTGCGGGACAGCGCCGCGCCGGTGAAGGCCCGCCTGCTCGACCAGGCCAGGGTGGCCGGCATCGGCAACCTGCTGGCCGACGAGGCGCTGTGGCGGGCGGGGATCGACCCGGCGAGGCCGGCCCGGTCGCTGTCGCCGGCCGAGCTGCGGCGTCTCCACCGGCACCTGAGGGCCACCGTCGCCACCCTGATCGAGCGGGGCGGGAGCCACACCGGCGACCTCCAGGCCGAGCGCCGCCCCGGTGGCCGCTGCCCGCGCGACGGCGAGCCGCTCGTGCGCCGCACGGTGGGCGGCCGGACGACGTGGTCGTGCCCGCGGCACCAGCGATGACGGGGCCGTCGGCCACTACGATCCCGCATCGCCCCGGGGCGGTTGGGCAGGAGGAGGTCCATGCGGAGCGCGAGAGGCAGGTGGTCGGCCGCCATGGCGGCGGTCGTCCTCGCGCTGGTGGTCGGGCTGGGCGCGGCGGCGCCGGCGTCGGCGCAGACGACCGAGCCGACCGTGGTGACGGTGCCGACGAGCGTGCGCCAGCCGGCGGCCACCGAGGACGGCACCGACGACGAGACCGCCGAGACGATCTGGCGGATCATCGCCGGCCTGCTCGTCGTCGCCTTCCTGCTGACCGTGCTGACCGTGCGGTACTGGTGGGTGACCCGGCCGTCCCGGCAGGCGGACGAGGACGGCGACGAGGCCGCCGCCGAGGAGGCGCCCAGCCGGGCGTAGCGGGGCCGGTACGGTGGCGGCGATGGCCGAGGGCTTCGACGTCGACGCCATGATCCAGCGGTTCCGCGAGCGGGCCGCCGCCGTGCGGGCCCGTCCCCTGCCACCGGTGGCGGGGGAGGAGCGGACCAAGTTCGTCCGCCAGGCCCAGATCGACT
It encodes:
- a CDS encoding homoserine O-acetyltransferase, whose translation is MGGRDPSASGPVEPFPARAGADGLPASGAWRAGDPPGDRRFLRLAADRPLALEGGGRLGPVDVAYETWGRLDADGSNAVLVCHALTGDAHVAGGIGPGQPTAGWWDALVGPGRALDTERFLVVCANVPGGCQGSTGPASTDPATGRPYGSAFPVVSVRDMVRTQAALADHLGVDRWLTVVGGSMGGMQVLEWGVMHPDRVRSLVPIATAAAASAQQIAWGTCARAAIALDPRWRGGDYHDAGPGDGPAAGLALARMISQVTYRSDDVFADRFGREVVEPLDGFSLWQRFEVERYLEYHGAKLVARFDANSFLVLSKAMDLHDVGRGRGGVPSALGRVRCPVLAVGIRSDILFPPAQQQAIADGLVAAGAPAAYAEIDSPHGHDAFLLDTDQVAAALVPFLETVEKRP
- a CDS encoding aminotransferase class I/II-fold pyridoxal phosphate-dependent enzyme; the encoded protein is MTDRPAHIETTAVQAGRSADETSLAPVLYATTTFRTPTVEDSRRMATRQPGEDRFYSRYGNPTVSAFEEAVAALEGAEAARAYASGMGAITGVVLALCSTGDHVVAQRQLYGGTRHLFEALCPRMGIDVTLVDGTRPGAFAAAVQPGRTVLVYAETPANPRLDLVDLDELGAIEGPFTAVDSTFATPVAQRPIEHGVDLVVHSATKGLSGHNDASLGVVAGSRDLVAALWPFAVLQGANASPYDALNGLRGLRTLPVRVARQSASAQQLAEALEGHPAVAEVRYPGLGSHPQRDLAKRQMDLPGGILAFDAAGGLEAGARFVESLRIAQMAPSLGGPETLVTHPASSTHAQFTDEELAVDGITPGTVRISVGLEHPDDLVADVLQALG
- a CDS encoding aldo/keto reductase encodes the protein METRRIGELEVSVVGLGCNNFGGRIDEERSRAVVHAALDAGVTLFDTADVYGSTRSEEYLGRALGRRRDEAVIATKFGAQLGDDPAHGGGHPRWVRQAADGSLRRLGVDHIDLYQLHRPDPDVPVEDTLGAMHELVVAGKVRVIGHSNFSAEQVDEAAAAAVREAVTPFASAQNHYNLLARAIERDVIPACQRHGLAMLPYFPLASGLLTGKYRRGEEAPDGTRVATMDPSRAERLLSDRHFDVVERLEELATSRERTLLELAMSWLAAQPTVASVIAGATRPEQVRDNVAAVGWHLSDDDLATIDDLSAPALEEG
- a CDS encoding LCP family protein is translated as MIRRRATAWGLAVVVAVVGTLLPRVVAGATWATFTMVEDSASFVDRPDAPLFVLLVGSDERGGLEGARGDALHLVGINAEAGAGTILNIPRDTMVDIPGRGMAKINDAYRYGGAALQAEVVRRLTGAPVSIVIATTFDGLQRMVDELGGVHVDVPFAMADPNSGAYFQQGPTTMNGAQALAFSRNRHLPSGDLDRTTMQAHLLLSALTDLRGRGTGAADTLRYLSVLLRHVRIDGLGVRELYHLGRTALSLDPARVRNATMPAVAGWYGSASVVYTRPQAAGLFADFRDDAVLQSH
- a CDS encoding DUF4328 domain-containing protein, which gives rise to MRCPGCANPAGPADRWCVTCGTAIPPPAVDDDRPLPPEWPDGSPADPRWHPLAERAAWARAALVVAATVWAAHTVADVVRLATLAAAEEAPTAAAADRVRDAGTWQDALAVAGLLAAGAALVVAVRWLDTAYRNLPALGARGLRLDPRWATWSWLVPGLQVVRPKAVVDDTWRASSPSLPATPGDGWWSVPVGAVVHAWWAAAVASAVLAVVAVAIRAGEGTTPGELVAEARLEVASDVLAVAAWALSVAVVVAVTRRQEERVAVLTGRAPIAVRAAGGPAARPVAAASRPVAAASGARRPVGRRGAPWWPAPR
- a CDS encoding DNA-formamidopyrimidine glycosylase family protein, with the translated sequence MPELPEVEAYRRLAERALHRPVAEVVAPDAWYLKGGLTAEVVASALAGRSFVAARRTGKVLLLDADGEGPVLGLRFGMTGRLLVDGRAGVDQLLYSSLRAEEAWDRFTVRFADGGDLRVRDPRRLGGVTLDPDEGRLGVDALAVRPSELAAVLRDSAAPVKARLLDQARVAGIGNLLADEALWRAGIDPARPARSLSPAELRRLHRHLRATVATLIERGGSHTGDLQAERRPGGRCPRDGEPLVRRTVGGRTTWSCPRHQR